Proteins encoded in a region of the Antedon mediterranea chromosome 2, ecAntMedi1.1, whole genome shotgun sequence genome:
- the LOC140039926 gene encoding uncharacterized protein: protein MEQPTIHNLCKSFSGQKLYKNGDVDECKDDVIRLTTDKLEYERQLDHLLLWIDGWSHDQRCIILEGLISRSNLNQFSFLSTALLPTVHRDFMYTSKQDFPQNKFIPLSTQVTRNTKARRRLKKYHRLESAYLQFRSDITECNSKIIPSPTSDKETNKVKTHNYKSRWDLPGLSKSTSKLPTIHRGLPVNFRKTQNAGSKSAPAGGVRDYVLPSLRRHVQDTRMAGDGRDYVLPSLRRHVQDTQMAGDLHQFNLTKVHYEPVLDRSSNCLLKSLSEIQLNRTRSSLSGRDPRHLEPVVPKPDEAWQLFHWYTNFWTDVQRNEFLHILMKRMDARQLYFVSSILTLKKYQDFISLLPKNIAFIILRNLEPKSLLIAAQVSHTWNALSSHNEVWKAKCDVISIEVPIPESGVKWKEVYRDNKYLKQNWNSGQCREKDLKGHTAKVLTVAYDGKNRLASGSKDTTIKIWDAKSDKLLQTLKGHMKGVWCLQFFTANLLVSGSYDCTIKVWNLRTGSCSRTLYGHQGPVWAMVRKQNILVSTSQDKTAKIWHIGRCMLQHTLTGHTQAVFCVDMDDECSIVITGSADRSIRIWSRESGQQTKVIWASQSTSIMSISYHHGYIACSVSEIISLWRIDTGSCIRTYDEHEKRVESLKIRVDNASDPDNPLGLLVSAGQDGQIKYWDILKEKSTQTLASNSQVNCIICDKTKIVSASYDNKLRVWDFNGGNI, encoded by the exons ATGGAACAACCGACAatacataatttgtgtaaaTCATTTTCTGGTCAAAAACTATATAAGAATGGTGATGTCGATGAATGTAAAGATGATGTTATAAGATTAACAACGGATAAGCTAGAGTATGAAAGGCAGCTTGATCATCTACTTCTGTGGATAGATGGCTGGTCTCACGATCAg CGATGTATAATCCTGGAAGGTTTGATATCACGCAGCAACTTGAACCAATTTTCGTTTTTGTCTACCGCCCTCTTGCCCACTGTTCATCGTGATTTTATGTACACATCAAAACAAGATTTTCCCCAGAATAAGTTCATCCCTCTTAGTACACAAGTAACAAGAAACACAAAGGCAAGACGTAGGTTGAAGAAATACCATCGCTTAGAAAG TGCTTATCTTCAGTTCCGTAGTGACATCACAGAATGCAATTCTAAAATTATCCCATCTCCAACATCAgataaagaaacaaataaagTGAAAACGCA TAATTACAAATCAAGATGGGATTTACCAGGTTTATCAAAAAGTACTTCTAAGTTACCCACAATTCACAGAGGGCTTCCGGTGAACTTTAGAAAAACACAGAATGCCGGAAGCAAGTCAGCCCCTGCTGGGGGTGTAAG AGATTATGTGCTTCCCTCTTTACGAAGACACGTACAAGACACTCGGATGGCAGGTGATGGCAGAGATTATGTGCTTCCCTCTTTACGAAGACACGTACAAGACACTCAGATGGCAGGTGATCTCCATCAATTCAACCTGACAAAAGTACATTATGAACCTGTGCTGGATAGATCAAGTAATTGCTTGCTAAAATCTTTGTCAGAAATTCAACTTAACAGAACACGATCATCGTTG TCCGGAAGAGACCCCAGACACTTAGAGCCTGTTGTACCCAAACCTGATGAGGCTTGGCAGTTATTTCATTGGTATACCAACTTTTGGAcag ATGTTCAACGTAATGAGTTTCTGCACATCCTAATGAAACGAATGGACGCACGACAGCTTTATTTTGTTTCTAGTATTTTAACG ttgaaaaagtacCAAGATTTTATAAGTTTGCTTCCAAAGAACATTGCATTTATAATTTTACGGAATCTTGAACCAAAGTCTTTGTTAATTGCGGCTCAAGTGTCTCATACGTGGAATGCATTGTCAAGTCATAATGAAGTATGGAAGGCCAAATGTGATGTGATAAGTATCG AAGTACCAATTCCAGAAAGTGGAGTAAAATGGAAAGAAGTCTATCGAGACAACAAATATTTGAAACAAAATTGGAATAGTGGACAGTGCAGAGAGAAAGACCTGAAGGGACATACGGCAAA AGTTTTAACAGTAGCATATGACGGTAAAAACAGACTGGCTAGCGGCAGCAAAGATACAACAATCAAAATATGGGATGCAAAAAGTGACAAACTTCTACAGACTTTAAAAGGACACATG AAAGGAGTTTGGTGTTTACAATTTTTCACTGCTAATTTGCTTGTTAGTGGTTCCTACGATTGTACTATCAAAGTGTGGAACCTCCGTACTGGATCATGTAGCAGAACATTGTATGGGCATCAAGGACCAGTGTGGGCAATGGTCCGAAAGCAGAATATATTAGTATCAACTTCGCAGGATAAAACG gCTAAGATATGGCACATAGGGCGGTGTATGTTACAGCATACCCTCACAGGACACACACAAGCTGTCTTCTGCGTTGACATGGATGATGAATGTTCTATTGTCATAACTGGATCAGCCGACAGA AGCATTCGAATTTGGAGCAGAGAATCAGGTCAACAGACAAAGGTCATTTGGGCAAGCCAATCTACATCTATAATGTCCATCAGTTATCACCATGGTTACATAGCCTGTTCTGTTAGTGAGATCATATCACTGTGGAGAATAGACACTGGTAGCTGTATTAGGACTTATGATGAACACGAAAAACG AgttgaaagtttaaaaatacGAGTTGATAATGCTTCGGACCCAGACAACCCATTAGGGTTGCTGGTGAGTGCTGGCCAAGATGGCCAGATCAAATATTGGGATATTTTAAA AGAGAAGAGTACACAAACACTGGCTAGCAATTCACAGGTGAATTGTATAATTTGTGATAAAACAAAGATTGTGAGTGCATCCTACGACAACAAGCTGCGAGTTTGGGATTTCAATGGCGGCAATATCTAA